The proteins below come from a single Miscanthus floridulus cultivar M001 chromosome 1, ASM1932011v1, whole genome shotgun sequence genomic window:
- the LOC136490561 gene encoding uncharacterized protein encodes MDNHKQLWARSKFSTTSKCGYVTNNIAETFNGWIREEKSLPILDLMDKIRQLIMERFCTRRQLASKLSRFKVLPHVMKELHNKSRNLKYTIHRSGPMVGEVGGVNKDLVPWRFIVDLEKKECTCRGWQLTGLPCVHTIAYIGTRRVELEDFVDPYYSVEMFKAAYATAMAPVPGKEEWEKVGIGFTLLPPKCNRAAGRPRKRRLVGAEEDGSSSRGKRRCKRCGGFGHL; translated from the coding sequence ATGGACAATCACAAACAGCTATGGGCAAGGTCAAAGTTCAGCACAACAAGCAAATGTGGCTATGTCACCAACAACATAGCTGAGACCTTCAACGGTTGGATCAGGGAAGAGAAGTCCTTACCTATTCTAGATCTCATGGACAAGATAAGGCAATTGATCATGGAGAGGTTTTGCACAAGGAGGCAGCTGGCCTCAAAGTTGTCTAGGTTTAAGGTTTTGCCTCATGTCATGAAGGAACTGCACAACAAAAGTAGAAATCTAAAGTACACCATTCATAGGAGTGGCCCAATGGTTGGAGAAGTAGGAGGAGTGAATAAGGACCTAGTGCCATGGAGGTTCATTGTTGATCTAGAAAAGAAAGAATGCACTTGTAGAGGTTGGCAGTTAACTGGTTTGCCTTGTGTGCATACCATAGCTTACATTGGCACAAGAAGAGTAGAATTGGAGGACTTTGTGGACCCTTACTACTCTGTAGAAATGTTCAAAGCAGCTTATGCAACTGCTATGGCTCCTGTGCCAggcaaagaagaatgggaaaaggTGGGCATTGGCTTCACTCTCCTTCCTCCTAAATGCAATAGAGCAGCAGGAAGGCCAAGGAAAAGAAGGCTGGTTGGTGCTGAGGAAGATGGGTCAAGCAGCAGGGGGAAGAGAAGGTGTAAAAGGTGTGGTGGATTTGGCCACCTCTAG